From Anopheles funestus chromosome 3RL, idAnoFuneDA-416_04, whole genome shotgun sequence, a single genomic window includes:
- the LOC125771247 gene encoding signal recognition particle 19 kDa protein gives MAAMHAHPGQPGGSRMAGPPPLAPWSPDKKHSDRERWVCIYPAYINRKKSRQEGRRIPKQCCVDDPSPQEIRDVLQALNMNVLVELKQYPRERSRELQCRGRIRVQLRSDDGTPLNSEYASRDSILMHLGKTIPMLKSRQTKAPEQSQAAASSSAGHSQKKGKGKRR, from the exons ATGGCAGCGATGCACGCACATCCGGGACAGCCTGGAGGTTCGCGAATGGCTGGTCCACCGCCGCTAGCACCGTGGTCACCCGACAAGAAGCACAGTGACCGCGAGCGATGGGTCTGCATCTATCCTGCATACATCAATCGTAAGAAATCAAGACAGGAAGGTCGTCGAATTCCGAAACAATGCTGTGTGGATGATCCATCACCGCAGGAAATACGAGATGTGCTGCAAGCTTTGAACATGAACGTGTTGGTTGAGCTGAAACAGTATCCCCGAGAGCGCAGCAGG GAACTGCAATGCCGAGGTCGAATTCGGGTACAGCTTCGTAGTGACGATGGCACCCCGTTAAATTCGGAGTATGCCTCAAGGGACAGTATATTGATGCATCTTGGCAAGACAATTCCGATGCTGAAAAGTAGACAAACTAAAGCACCCGAACAATCGCAGGCCGCAGCCTCCTCTAGTGCTGGACATTCGCAAAAGAAGGGCAAGGGAAAACGACGATAA
- the LOC125771620 gene encoding uncharacterized protein LOC125771620 has protein sequence MKFRNMAGAFVFWCLMGCLFAGHLQGVSTDESTVGDEFVELREPGSFTPEDLCRSLCGECQCRGLLVSENLCQCSCDFSPDSVGGQNCTLQVRRICEQMDVQCDFSGPEADYVRDPRDCHTMSCYEKHHEHDGGDYDGEGYGDGEGHEHGGKHLICCKDKKHKEKKHKPKKLKLFHDKHLKFHVVIKGKIPETSCHGDHEGGEHHGGYDEQEGYRAAMPDKHPIAPAHVPMDVTVWTNRQKFPKKFPFRKPFQHHLHHKKPPPQHAPAYPAPYPVEPRGKSAEPPAPETRPQPRPKPMHPPQDTQPPPSQQTPSAPSLPPAEPISPPVTPFPENPLTPPPNLYDGAPIGPKKFPQQPKLEPPKTHSFSLTPPSPPPPPPPPPPPPSPPSHFVRPSPPMITVDPPTRRFESSRSFEKPTYSSCQLDSYDFNYYHPPPTYHQPAPPPPTYHQPAPTYHQPAPPPPTYHRTPAPTVSSYRSYSSSYDPSYSSSHYHPHDQYDNSKHYSAYDEPVEYSTYDDSPGKSSEYYDGHGVHPLSDNEIEDWPEYPPRYPSEIFTFNQIVSRQIIEAATAELYRTKPFQPTPRPLRDEFEPPTAEAGPVLFDSFGPPDKNYEMYPIPTPPPDAYIPPVPPASSPVDFPDAENRPPTFALNSEEALYPQPTPPPHYLLAKETGSMSSFGFEEYESSPAHHEPTSWGYSRSAAGQSHYRSAPSRSSSYSYRRYH, from the exons ATGAAGTTCCGAAATATGGCCGGCGCGTTTGTCTTTTGGTGTTTGATGGGTTGCCTTTTTGCCGGGCATCTTCAGGGCGTCAGTACGGATGAGAGTACGGTGGGAGATGAGTTTGTAGAACTCAGGGAGCCCGGTTCCTTTACACCGGAGGATCTTTGCCGTAGCCTTTGTGGGGAGTGTCAATGTCGGGGGTTGTTGGTGAGCGAGAACTTATGCCAGTGTAGCTGTGACTTTTCGCCGGATAGTGTAGGAG GCCAAAATTGCACCTTGCAAGTGCGTCGGATATGTGAACAGATGGATGTACAATGTGACTTCAGTGGACCGGAAGCAGACTATGTTCGGGATCCACGTGATTGCCACACGATGTCATGCTACGAAAAGCATCACGAACACGATGGAGGGGACTATGATGGTGAAGGGTATGGCGATGGTGAGGGACACGAGCATGGAGGGAAACACTTGATATGCTGCAAGGACAAAAAGCATAAGGAGAAGAAGCATAAGCCTAAAAAGCTCAAGTTGTTTCATGATAAGCATCTGAAGTTCCACGTGGTGATT AAAGGAAAGATTCCCGAAACATCCTGTCACGGAGATCACGAAGGCGGGGAGCATCATGGAGGGTATGATGAACAGGAAGGATACCGTGCAGCAATGCCTGATAAACATCCAATAGCTCCTGCTCATGTACCGATGGACGTAACCGTGTGGACAAATCGTCAAAAGTTTCCCAAAAAGTTTCCTTTCCGAAAGCCCTTCcagcatcatcttcatcataaGAAACCTCCACCACAGCATGCACCAGCCTATCCGGCACCGTATCCCGTAGAACCAAGAGGGAAATCAGCTGAACCACCGGCACCGGAAACAAGGCCCCAACCAAGACCGAAGCCGATGCATCCTCCGCAGGATACTCAACCACCACCTTCTCAACAGACACCTTCGGCTCCCTCATTACCACCAGCCGAACCGATATCACCACCAGTGACACCCTTCCCGGAGAATCCATTAACTCCTCCACCGAATCTATACGATGGTGCCCCAATCGGTCCGAAGAAGTTTCCACAGCAACCGAAACTGGAACCACCAAAGACTCACTCATTTTCACTCactccaccatcaccaccaccaccaccaccaccaccaccaccaccaccatcaccccCATCACACTTTGTCCGTCCATCTCCACCAATGATCACCGTGGATCCTCCAACGAGACGCTTTGAATCATCAAGAAGCTTCGAAAAACCGACCTACTCAAGCTGCCAGTTGGATAGCTACGATTTCAACTATTACCATCCTCCACCAACCTATCATCAACCTGcacctccaccaccaaccTATCATCAACCTGCACCAACCTATCATCAACCTGcacctccaccaccaaccTATCACCGAACTCCGGCACCGACGGTATCGTCCTACCGATCGTATTCCTCCTCGTACGATCCATCCTATTCATCCAGTCACTATCACCCTCATGACCAATACGATAACTCGAAACACTATTCTGCTTACGATGAGCCTGTTGAGTATAGTACGTATGATGACAGTCCCGGTAAGAGCAGCGAATACTACGATGGCCATGGTGTACATCCGTTGTCCGACAACGAAATAGAGGATTGGCCAGAATATCCACCTCGTTATCCATCCGAAATATTCACCTTCAATCAGATCGTTAGTCGACAGATCATAGAGGCGGCTACTGCCGAACTCTACCGGACTAAACCCTTCCAGCCAACACCGCGACCCCTACGGGATGAGTTCGAACCACCGACAGCAGAAGCGGGCCCGGTACTGTTTGATTCATTCGGTCCACCGGATAAAAACTACGAAATGTATCCCATACCAACGCCACCGCCAGATGCATACATTCCACCTGTACCTCCAGCCAGTTCACCGGTAGACTTTCCCGACGCTGAGAATAGGCCACCAACTTTCGCACTAAACTCGGAGGAAGCGCTTTATCCGCAACCGACACCACCACCCCATTATTTGCTGGCAAAAGAAACCGGCAGCATGAGTTCATTCGGATTCGAGGAGTACGAATCGAGTCCAGCTCACCATGAACCAACGTCCTGGGGATATAGTCGAAGTGCAGCAGGTCAGAGCCACTACAGGTCAGCACCTAGTCGTAGTAGTTCGTACAGTTATAGAAGGTATCACTGA
- the LOC125767303 gene encoding uncharacterized protein LOC125767303, whose product MILKRTLLTCTLAAVLWFNTGFGLPIESAKDGTDTIANAEDEYNPQCLPLDYLENGQSEETRVKRDDTAIVAAEETAKQTEGDELVAQPGFVAPARRRRPCFGRNKNFTKDCGPRRKAYRVKNFVMAPNPRPLFVRRGRV is encoded by the exons ATGATTTTAAAACGCACATTACTTACCTGTACCCTTGCCGCGGTGCTTTGGTTCAATACCGGGTTTGGACTACCGATCGAAAGTGCAAAGGATGGCACGGATACTATCGCCAATGCGGAAGATGAATATAATCCACAATGTCTACCTTTGGACTACCTCGAAAACG GACAATCCGAGGAAACGAGAGTAAAGCGAGACGATACAGCAATCGTAGCAGCAGAGGAAACAGCAAAGCAAACCGAAGGGGATGAATTGGTAGCTCAACCGGGCTTTGTTGCACCAGCCAGAAGAAGGCGACCCTGTTTCggtagaaataaaaactttacGAAAGATTGTGGTCCACGTCGCAAG GCTTACAGAGTAAAGAATTTTGTCATGGCACCAAACCCAAGGCCTCTCTTTGTCAGACGGGGCAGagtttaa